The following are encoded together in the Aciduricibacillus chroicocephali genome:
- the efeB gene encoding iron uptake transporter deferrochelatase/peroxidase subunit, translating into MKSNETGQDQNIEPEKTYSRRTILKSAGIGSLGVIIGASGLGGVISARESASNSAKANKNTIPFYGKHQAGIATTKPALLYFASFDVKTESRAELIEMLKDWTKAAAAMASGEMIGGTQNSVYLPPEDTGEAAALDTANLTLTFGVGPTLFKKNGKNRFGIAHKLPQELKKLPAFSLDALDKDWCDGDLCVQVCSDDAQVNFHAIRNLVRIARGKAILKWSQEGFQGKNNPHTKNETPRNLFGFKDETVNLSPEKKMDFDKHVWVQSGDGPNWLTGGSYLVVRRIQMHIEVWDRTALGEQEKTFGRHRITGAPLGKEKEFSDLGLDRKDEAGNFVIPVNAHARQAHGKGDQPLYRRSFSYSSGMAANTGTLDAGLFFMCFQRFPSKQFIPVQKRLGQSDKLNEYITHRGSAIFACLPGIRKGGWIGETLFS; encoded by the coding sequence ATGAAAAGCAATGAAACCGGTCAAGATCAAAACATTGAACCTGAAAAGACGTATTCCAGAAGGACGATATTAAAATCAGCAGGAATCGGCAGTCTTGGTGTTATTATCGGTGCGAGTGGGTTAGGCGGTGTAATCTCTGCGAGAGAATCCGCTTCCAATTCTGCCAAAGCAAATAAAAACACCATTCCTTTCTATGGAAAACATCAGGCAGGCATCGCTACAACAAAACCGGCATTGCTTTATTTCGCTTCATTCGATGTTAAGACAGAAAGCCGTGCAGAGCTTATTGAAATGCTTAAAGATTGGACGAAAGCAGCAGCTGCGATGGCATCAGGAGAAATGATCGGAGGAACGCAGAATAGCGTTTATTTGCCACCTGAAGATACAGGTGAGGCAGCAGCACTTGATACAGCTAATCTGACACTGACATTTGGCGTGGGACCGACTCTCTTTAAAAAGAATGGTAAAAACCGTTTTGGCATTGCACATAAACTTCCTCAAGAACTCAAAAAGTTGCCGGCCTTTTCACTCGATGCGCTCGATAAAGATTGGTGTGATGGAGATTTATGCGTTCAAGTATGCAGCGACGATGCACAGGTGAATTTCCATGCGATCCGGAATCTTGTCCGAATCGCTAGGGGTAAAGCGATACTCAAATGGAGCCAGGAAGGATTCCAGGGTAAAAACAATCCACATACTAAAAATGAAACGCCAAGAAATTTGTTCGGGTTCAAAGATGAAACAGTCAATCTTTCACCTGAGAAAAAAATGGACTTTGATAAACACGTCTGGGTACAATCAGGAGATGGTCCTAATTGGCTTACAGGCGGAAGCTACCTTGTTGTAAGAAGAATCCAAATGCATATTGAAGTATGGGATAGAACTGCCTTGGGTGAGCAAGAGAAAACGTTTGGACGGCATCGAATAACTGGGGCGCCGCTAGGTAAGGAAAAAGAATTTTCCGATCTTGGGTTGGACCGGAAGGATGAAGCGGGCAACTTTGTAATCCCAGTTAATGCTCATGCCCGCCAGGCTCATGGGAAGGGTGATCAACCGTTATATCGGCGCTCTTTCTCTTATTCATCTGGCATGGCAGCAAATACAGGTACTTTGGACGCAGGATTGTTCTTTATGTGTTTCCAGCGTTTTCCTAGCAAGCAATTCATCCCAGTTCAAAAAAGGCTTGGACAATCTGATAAATTGAATGAGTATATTACACACCGAGGCAGTGCGATTTTTGCCTGTTTGCCAGGCATCAGAAAGGGTGGCTGGATTGGTGAGACACTATTCAGCTAA
- a CDS encoding FTR1 family iron permease, producing the protein MKKILILLCIVFTFMSVSNVAAEQGAANADDGYAAIGEAIMHAKQKDWSGIEDSAAQFSVFAEQIKPTDKYEKEVTSIKEKANMLEEQVEKRNDWSKIQNTLQEASHAVRAYDEALHPVDKNKERAKLGVLLPITDRLDKALDENDLNRAKAAYDQLNKTWTANEAIVRTDSVASYGAIETNLSMMRIGFEQKPVNMAQIKTGNDGFIEAVKGFMEGKKEEKSKEKSSLNDVVKLLEQSQTSIKDEKAVNAVKPLQEIIRIWPTVEGEVRIKDPSLYNDVENKIPAAIGKLQSEKPDYNKASVIISDLHDRLKILSSNTSYNFVDAMLILLREGIEAILIVAGLIAFLKRANNGEGKRWIWGGAGAGIIASLALAVVMVIFFANAGGAQNRETLEGTIGLAAVIMMLSIGAWLHKRSNILNWNAYFERNMGKAIATGSLLSMASLSFLAIFREGAETVIFYIGMAPAIELKELLIGIGTALVILALLALVIIRFSSRIPLRPFFAIAAWLIYILAFKMVGASVHALQVAGIFSVHVADYVPFINWLGIYPTLETILPQLLLIGLILFTSIHLKRAANAAKT; encoded by the coding sequence ATGAAAAAGATATTGATCTTATTATGCATTGTTTTCACTTTCATGAGTGTATCGAATGTTGCGGCCGAGCAGGGAGCTGCAAATGCTGACGACGGTTACGCAGCTATTGGTGAAGCAATTATGCATGCGAAACAAAAAGATTGGAGCGGCATTGAGGATTCAGCTGCACAATTCTCTGTATTTGCTGAACAGATTAAACCAACAGATAAGTACGAGAAAGAAGTCACATCCATTAAAGAAAAAGCAAATATGCTTGAAGAGCAAGTGGAGAAACGAAACGACTGGTCTAAAATCCAAAACACGCTGCAGGAAGCTTCACATGCCGTTCGAGCCTATGATGAAGCGTTGCATCCTGTAGATAAAAATAAAGAACGGGCTAAACTCGGTGTTCTTCTTCCTATTACAGATCGACTGGATAAGGCTCTTGATGAAAATGATTTGAATCGTGCAAAAGCAGCTTATGATCAATTGAATAAAACTTGGACGGCAAATGAAGCGATTGTTCGTACCGACAGTGTTGCTTCTTATGGAGCAATTGAAACGAATTTATCTATGATGCGCATTGGTTTCGAGCAGAAACCAGTGAACATGGCTCAAATCAAAACAGGTAATGATGGTTTTATCGAAGCTGTAAAAGGCTTTATGGAAGGAAAAAAAGAGGAGAAATCCAAGGAGAAGTCTTCTCTTAATGATGTAGTAAAGTTACTTGAACAATCTCAAACTTCCATAAAAGATGAAAAAGCTGTAAATGCTGTCAAACCGCTGCAGGAAATTATTCGAATTTGGCCTACAGTAGAAGGAGAAGTTCGGATTAAAGACCCATCATTATATAATGATGTTGAAAATAAAATCCCAGCAGCAATCGGCAAATTACAATCGGAAAAACCTGATTATAATAAAGCATCTGTCATAATCAGCGACCTGCATGACCGTCTGAAAATCCTTTCTTCAAATACATCTTATAATTTCGTTGATGCAATGCTTATTTTGCTCCGTGAGGGGATAGAAGCAATACTAATCGTTGCCGGACTTATAGCATTTTTGAAGCGAGCGAATAATGGTGAAGGAAAGAGATGGATTTGGGGAGGAGCAGGGGCTGGGATTATTGCAAGTCTTGCCCTTGCAGTTGTGATGGTTATCTTCTTCGCAAATGCTGGTGGGGCCCAAAATCGAGAGACACTTGAAGGGACAATCGGCCTTGCTGCAGTCATCATGATGCTCTCCATTGGTGCCTGGCTCCACAAGCGTTCAAATATCTTGAACTGGAATGCTTATTTTGAAAGAAATATGGGCAAAGCGATTGCAACAGGAAGTTTGCTTTCGATGGCAAGTTTGAGTTTTCTCGCTATTTTTAGAGAGGGAGCTGAGACAGTTATCTTTTACATCGGCATGGCTCCGGCAATTGAATTAAAAGAGCTGTTAATCGGAATCGGGACTGCCCTCGTCATCCTAGCTTTACTGGCTCTTGTAATCATCCGATTTAGCTCGCGAATACCGCTTCGACCATTTTTCGCTATTGCTGCCTGGCTTATTTATATTTTGGCCTTTAAAATGGTTGGTGCAAGTGTTCATGCATTGCAGGTTGCGGGTATTTTTTCAGTACATGTCGCTGATTATGTACCATTTATCAATTGGCTTGGTATCTATCCGACACTGGAGACGATTTTGCCTCAATTGTTGCTGATCGGGTTGATTTTATTTACAAGCATTCATTTGAAACGAGCAGCAAACGCAGCAAAAACATAA
- a CDS encoding flagellar brake protein has product MSKKVMPTPFWQGQSFEIQTEDKKIFYTQFAGEKNGELYIQRPQDKKNMYMNILRGVPVVVFFFDIEEEGLFTFKTNIYILPDGIAYLEKPDPEQIEKAQRRRFFRVKIGVPMTLELPDQKTSSNTIELFTHNISGGGVAFLHPKKITETGDKVSGILQLKTPNFQSDVRFDAKVISIVKTEHDVFRIALEFLKMKEPERADIIKFCMFKQVELRNKLKNDRM; this is encoded by the coding sequence ATGTCTAAAAAAGTTATGCCGACTCCATTTTGGCAAGGTCAGTCCTTCGAAATTCAGACAGAGGATAAAAAGATATTCTACACACAATTTGCTGGCGAAAAAAATGGCGAGCTTTATATCCAGCGACCACAAGATAAAAAAAATATGTATATGAATATTTTACGTGGCGTCCCTGTAGTTGTCTTCTTTTTTGATATTGAAGAAGAAGGTCTATTTACATTCAAAACAAATATTTATATACTGCCTGACGGAATAGCCTATCTCGAAAAACCAGATCCCGAACAAATTGAAAAAGCTCAACGTAGACGTTTTTTCCGGGTCAAAATTGGAGTACCTATGACACTGGAACTGCCCGACCAGAAAACTTCCAGTAATACAATTGAACTATTCACTCATAATATAAGTGGCGGTGGTGTCGCATTCCTGCACCCGAAGAAAATTACCGAGACAGGTGATAAAGTATCCGGCATTTTACAATTAAAGACACCGAATTTCCAGTCTGATGTGCGTTTTGATGCAAAAGTTATAAGCATTGTCAAAACGGAACATGATGTTTTCCGCATTGCCCTTGAATTCTTAAAAATGAAAGAACCTGAACGAGCTGACATCATTAAATTCTGCATGTTCAAACAAGTTGAATTGCGCAATAAACTTAAAAATGACCGCATGTGA
- a CDS encoding YjcZ family sporulation protein: MSEVVKGGYGGGFALLVVLFILLIIVGAAYIY; encoded by the coding sequence ATGAGTGAAGTAGTTAAGGGAGGATACGGCGGAGGTTTCGCTCTGCTTGTTGTATTGTTCATCCTTTTGATCATCGTTGGAGCAGCTTATATATATTAA
- a CDS encoding DUF2268 domain-containing protein — translation MKMIRTEKWIDKDPAPLAVCQFLEPYFKGHSAEAICDHLVRHGMYRDPEKAVSAIVKFENSNTWRLISNEANKLKEKWNGHDLPIFILPADEDNTVLRDKLKGRSGIAFKDKLLLFITPQAKKKDLQTLLAHEYHHVIRLNSLDKKENIFTLLDSIVMEGLAENAVRELYGEKRTAYWTSLYNNKEINRIWKNFIRPNLQIPKTEEKHHRLLHGHGKLPEMAGYCCGYVLVKKYMEKHKVESADLFDISSNEILDNVH, via the coding sequence ATGAAAATGATTCGAACAGAAAAATGGATTGATAAAGACCCCGCACCACTCGCTGTTTGCCAATTTCTCGAACCTTACTTCAAGGGACATTCGGCAGAAGCGATCTGCGACCACCTTGTCAGGCATGGGATGTACAGAGACCCGGAAAAAGCTGTATCTGCCATAGTCAAATTTGAGAATAGTAATACTTGGCGTTTAATTAGTAATGAGGCAAATAAACTGAAAGAAAAATGGAACGGTCACGACTTGCCAATTTTTATTTTACCCGCAGATGAAGATAACACAGTTCTGCGTGATAAATTAAAAGGCCGATCTGGCATTGCATTCAAGGACAAATTACTGCTATTTATTACTCCCCAAGCTAAAAAGAAAGACTTACAGACATTACTGGCCCACGAATATCATCACGTTATTCGTCTCAACAGCCTAGATAAAAAGGAAAATATATTTACTCTTCTAGACTCCATTGTGATGGAAGGTCTTGCCGAGAACGCAGTCCGGGAGCTTTATGGTGAAAAACGCACAGCTTATTGGACAAGTCTGTACAATAATAAAGAGATCAATCGGATTTGGAAAAATTTCATTCGACCGAATTTGCAAATTCCCAAAACAGAAGAAAAGCATCATCGACTACTACACGGTCATGGCAAGCTTCCTGAAATGGCAGGTTACTGTTGCGGCTATGTGCTCGTTAAGAAATACATGGAGAAGCATAAAGTTGAGAGTGCTGATCTATTTGATATCTCTTCTAATGAGATTTTGGATAATGTCCATTAA
- a CDS encoding YppG family protein: MNRGNSRMQPQKTPFQSRRPIQPMTPAPRRNGILPRLGNQRGREERFSRPGNQRVQEENVEKKSSIIEQLKKEDGQWDLDKLMAVSNQLQKMYGQVSPLISRFIK, translated from the coding sequence ATGAATCGAGGAAACAGCCGTATGCAGCCGCAAAAAACACCATTCCAATCAAGAAGACCAATTCAGCCTATGACACCGGCTCCACGCAGAAATGGTATATTGCCGCGTCTGGGGAATCAAAGAGGACGAGAAGAAAGATTCTCAAGACCTGGAAATCAGAGAGTACAGGAAGAAAATGTGGAGAAGAAATCATCTATTATTGAGCAATTAAAGAAAGAGGATGGCCAATGGGATTTGGATAAACTGATGGCTGTTTCGAATCAATTACAAAAGATGTATGGACAGGTGAGCCCGCTTATCTCGAGGTTTATCAAATAG
- a CDS encoding Hsp20/alpha crystallin family protein translates to MSNENRRERGRMDFQPLHNVMKQIDSFFHQSRNRFKTVVNAHEIPATVKETERGYEITAQLAGYSREQIRMQVIGNQLHITALKNNTSTSDDNKLKKVITLPFLISEKDVRASHKDGLLKVLIPKKKIGKDQFEME, encoded by the coding sequence TTGTCTAATGAGAATAGAAGAGAACGTGGGAGAATGGATTTTCAGCCGCTTCACAATGTAATGAAACAAATTGATTCGTTTTTCCACCAATCGCGCAACCGGTTTAAAACTGTCGTCAATGCGCATGAAATACCAGCAACAGTAAAAGAAACTGAAAGAGGTTATGAAATCACTGCTCAACTTGCAGGATATAGCCGAGAACAGATTCGAATGCAAGTTATTGGCAACCAGTTGCATATTACTGCTTTGAAGAACAATACAAGTACCTCTGATGACAATAAATTGAAGAAAGTAATTACTCTCCCTTTTCTTATTTCCGAAAAAGATGTACGCGCTTCCCATAAGGACGGTTTGCTTAAAGTATTGATTCCAAAGAAAAAGATCGGCAAAGATCAATTTGAAATGGAATAA
- a CDS encoding HAD family hydrolase: MRPKAIFFDLDDTLLWDKQSIAKAFEETCKLAETKYGIPKKKLEIETRRAASELYASYETYPHTKNIGINPFEGMWGDFDDAGDAFQLMKKLMPHYRKAAWYEGLKACGIHDMEFAETLSEAFPEARKKHPYLYEETLDVLEKLQGEYELVLLTNGSPSLQQKKLELTPELRPFFKAIIISGDIGKGKPDRKMFEKALQEVDLKPNEVWMVGDNMLTDIIGANEMGIYAVWINHECKPTDGAKPDATISRLGELLDLLKGLE, translated from the coding sequence ATGAGGCCCAAGGCGATTTTTTTTGATTTGGATGATACACTTCTTTGGGATAAGCAAAGCATTGCCAAAGCATTCGAGGAAACATGCAAGCTGGCAGAAACAAAGTATGGCATCCCGAAAAAAAAGTTGGAAATAGAGACTAGAAGAGCGGCGAGTGAGCTCTATGCCTCTTATGAAACATATCCTCATACCAAAAATATTGGCATCAATCCATTTGAGGGGATGTGGGGGGACTTCGATGACGCTGGGGATGCGTTCCAATTAATGAAAAAGCTTATGCCGCATTATCGAAAAGCAGCTTGGTATGAGGGGTTAAAAGCTTGTGGCATTCACGATATGGAATTTGCTGAAACACTCTCGGAAGCTTTTCCGGAAGCGAGGAAAAAACACCCTTATTTGTATGAGGAAACACTTGATGTGCTAGAAAAGCTGCAAGGTGAATATGAACTTGTTCTGCTTACGAATGGATCACCGAGCCTGCAGCAGAAAAAACTCGAATTAACACCTGAACTAAGGCCGTTTTTCAAAGCAATTATCATATCAGGAGATATAGGCAAAGGAAAACCTGACCGAAAAATGTTTGAAAAAGCACTCCAAGAAGTTGATCTTAAGCCAAATGAGGTTTGGATGGTGGGAGATAATATGCTTACAGATATTATCGGAGCTAATGAAATGGGCATTTATGCAGTATGGATCAACCATGAGTGTAAACCTACTGATGGTGCAAAGCCTGATGCCACAATTTCCCGACTTGGAGAACTGTTGGATCTGTTAAAAGGATTGGAATAA
- the serA gene encoding phosphoglycerate dehydrogenase yields the protein MNYKILVTDSLNEDGLQPLLSDNKMEVEISTNLSDDELAEKIKDADALLVRSQTEVTRSLLEKAKNLKIIGRAGVGVDNIDLDAATENGILVVNAPGGNTNSAAEHTMAMLMSLARNIPQAYSSLQKREWERKKYMGIEIKGKTLGIIGFGKIGAEVAHRAKGQRMEIIAYDPFMTKEKADKLGIKCGSVDDILRNADFITVHTPLIKQTRHMLNKDAFAKMKDGVRILNCARGGIIEECALLEAIKSGKVAGAALDVFENEPPFDSPLLELPQVITTPHLGGSTVEAQENVATDISHDVIKFFNGDVVLHPVNLPAMDKETMHRLSPYFELAEKLGEWLSQLAAEGIREIRLTAFGKIAEGDLSPLTRHAAKGLLQNFIDEEVNDVNALFLAGQRDIAIQETKSTHSREKSNLLAVEVVSNDGVHSISGTVLEGIGPRIVKIDGYNADLAPEGHILFIRHHDKPGAIGRMGSLLGDHDINIATMQVDRRGQGGEAIMLLSVDKHPDDEALEKLRALPNIEKVYPIDFN from the coding sequence TTGAACTATAAAATTCTCGTAACAGATTCTTTAAACGAAGACGGACTTCAACCTCTCTTGTCAGACAACAAAATGGAAGTGGAAATCAGTACAAACCTTTCAGATGATGAATTAGCAGAGAAAATAAAAGATGCGGACGCCTTACTCGTCCGTAGCCAAACAGAAGTAACACGCTCATTGTTAGAGAAGGCGAAGAACTTAAAAATCATTGGCCGTGCCGGTGTTGGAGTCGATAATATAGACCTTGATGCAGCTACGGAAAATGGCATCCTTGTAGTCAATGCACCTGGAGGTAATACGAATTCAGCAGCAGAACATACTATGGCGATGCTCATGTCCCTTGCACGCAATATCCCACAAGCATACAGTTCTCTTCAAAAAAGAGAATGGGAACGCAAAAAGTATATGGGAATCGAAATAAAAGGTAAAACTCTTGGCATTATCGGTTTTGGTAAAATAGGTGCTGAAGTTGCACACAGAGCAAAAGGTCAGCGAATGGAAATCATTGCATATGATCCTTTCATGACGAAAGAGAAGGCTGACAAACTTGGTATTAAGTGCGGTTCTGTCGATGATATATTGAGAAATGCAGATTTTATTACTGTACACACGCCACTCATCAAGCAGACAAGACATATGCTGAACAAGGATGCCTTTGCCAAGATGAAAGATGGTGTCCGCATTCTTAATTGTGCACGTGGCGGAATTATTGAAGAATGTGCTTTGTTAGAAGCAATCAAATCAGGAAAAGTCGCAGGAGCCGCACTCGATGTGTTCGAGAATGAACCGCCATTCGATAGTCCTTTGCTCGAACTGCCGCAAGTTATTACGACACCACACCTCGGTGGCAGCACTGTTGAAGCTCAAGAGAATGTTGCTACAGACATTAGTCACGATGTCATCAAATTCTTCAATGGTGATGTTGTTTTGCATCCTGTCAATTTACCAGCAATGGATAAGGAAACGATGCATCGATTATCTCCTTACTTTGAACTTGCGGAGAAACTTGGAGAATGGCTTAGCCAACTGGCAGCGGAGGGAATCCGAGAAATCCGCCTGACCGCTTTTGGGAAGATTGCTGAAGGAGATTTGTCTCCCCTTACACGCCATGCGGCAAAGGGACTGCTGCAAAACTTCATTGATGAAGAAGTAAATGATGTAAATGCACTATTCCTCGCAGGACAAAGAGATATTGCGATTCAAGAAACAAAATCAACACATTCAAGGGAAAAATCAAATTTGCTTGCTGTTGAAGTTGTTTCGAACGATGGTGTACATTCCATTTCCGGTACTGTCCTAGAAGGTATTGGCCCCCGTATTGTCAAAATTGACGGATACAATGCCGATCTTGCGCCCGAAGGTCATATTCTATTTATCCGCCATCATGATAAACCAGGGGCAATTGGACGCATGGGCAGTCTGCTCGGTGACCACGATATCAATATTGCTACAATGCAAGTTGACCGCCGCGGTCAAGGCGGCGAAGCGATTATGCTGCTATCGGTTGACAAGCATCCAGACGATGAAGCATTGGAAAAGTTGCGTGCTTTACCGAATATAGAAAAAGTGTATCCAATTGATTTCAACTAA
- a CDS encoding pyridoxal-phosphate-dependent aminotransferase family protein, producing MLDKQILRIPGPTPIPPRVEHALGQPMIGHRNPQMGELHARLKPKLAKIFGTKKDVMILSSSGTGAMETAAVNLCKSGDEVIVVVTGAFGERFADICDAHGLTTYRLEMNWGTACTPEKLKAFLREHPSVKAVFMTYCETSTSVLNPIKELTDTVRSESDALVAVDGVSCIAGVEANMDDWGVDIYVTGSQKAFMLPPGLAFVAASERAREAFKKNDHSRFYFDLNKYAEKIENNSTPFTPPVSLLFGLDEALNMMMEEGLENVFKRHRLMSNMTRSAIEALGIPLLTENKYASPTVTAVKPEQVDAEKVRKILIQDFKIYVAGGPKHLKGKIFRIGHMGYCSPADVFEYIAALEVAFKKAGANIELGAGTKAAQEIFLNA from the coding sequence ATGCTAGATAAACAAATTTTGCGCATCCCGGGTCCTACACCAATCCCTCCACGGGTGGAACATGCATTGGGACAGCCAATGATCGGACATCGAAATCCACAAATGGGTGAGCTGCATGCCCGTCTTAAACCAAAACTGGCAAAGATATTTGGCACAAAAAAAGATGTCATGATTCTTTCTTCAAGTGGTACTGGAGCAATGGAAACAGCAGCAGTGAATCTGTGTAAATCCGGGGATGAAGTCATCGTCGTTGTAACTGGGGCATTTGGAGAACGTTTTGCTGATATTTGTGATGCTCATGGTCTTACAACATATCGTTTGGAAATGAATTGGGGAACAGCTTGTACTCCCGAAAAATTGAAAGCGTTTTTACGGGAACATCCAAGTGTAAAAGCTGTCTTTATGACATATTGTGAAACGTCCACAAGTGTTTTGAACCCGATTAAGGAGCTGACAGATACTGTACGCTCAGAGTCTGATGCACTTGTTGCAGTAGATGGTGTGTCATGCATTGCGGGAGTCGAAGCGAATATGGATGATTGGGGCGTTGACATCTACGTAACCGGTTCACAAAAGGCTTTCATGCTACCACCTGGTCTTGCTTTTGTCGCTGCATCCGAACGAGCAAGAGAAGCTTTCAAGAAAAATGATCACTCCCGCTTCTATTTCGATTTGAACAAATATGCTGAGAAAATCGAAAATAATTCAACACCATTCACTCCTCCTGTTTCCCTTCTATTCGGATTGGATGAAGCATTAAATATGATGATGGAAGAAGGACTCGAGAACGTATTCAAAAGACACCGTCTTATGAGCAATATGACAAGGTCTGCGATAGAGGCACTTGGCATTCCTCTCCTTACAGAGAATAAATATGCCTCCCCTACTGTCACAGCTGTAAAACCCGAACAAGTCGACGCCGAAAAGGTCCGCAAAATTCTCATACAAGACTTCAAGATTTATGTAGCAGGCGGACCAAAGCATCTCAAAGGGAAAATTTTCCGAATTGGCCATATGGGTTACTGTTCCCCGGCTGATGTGTTTGAGTATATCGCAGCCTTGGAAGTCGCATTCAAAAAAGCAGGCGCGAATATTGAACTTGGCGCTGGAACAAAAGCTGCACAAGAAATCTTCTTAAATGCTTAA
- the ggt gene encoding gamma-glutamyltransferase, whose amino-acid sequence MKRGTEYGYLRTGRPVAKGMHGAIASPHYLATQAGKNILMDGGHAVEAAIACNVTLCVVYPHMAGLGGDLFALVWDKNEQEVKAIDGSGRSGVYVTKQAYADRGLDEIPSRGPLAANTVPGTVDAWWKLHQRYGRLKWEQLFATAINYAKKGFPVSGKFSRYIESKQEVLEENANCAKVFLKDSVPLQDSDVLVQPDLAWSLEQIAKNGRDAFYEGEIADKIVASMEKHGGLLTKEDLEKHSSTWEEPISTTYRGYEVYEVKPNTQGIAALMMLNMIEQYDLTEIGDGTPDYFHLMAEAAKLNYHYRDKWIASPLYKDIPYNELLSKDFSKKIASHYSWEEAFDTDNLEKLPTIATNKDTTFTCVTDEAGNSISLIQSIYHEFGSAFMPDGCGFLLENRGASFSLDDEHPNTLRPDTRPFHTLIPGMVMKNEKPYMLLGTMGGEGQPQTQCAMITRVIDFGYNIQQAIEAPRWLYGRMWGSESRTLKLENRISDPIIAMLGQRGHDIDRVSDYSQTMGHAQGIVINQETGVYSAGADPRGDGLALSW is encoded by the coding sequence ATGAAGCGCGGGACAGAATACGGCTACTTGAGAACCGGAAGACCGGTTGCTAAAGGGATGCATGGAGCAATAGCCTCACCGCATTATCTAGCAACACAAGCAGGAAAAAATATTCTCATGGATGGCGGACATGCCGTTGAAGCAGCGATTGCCTGCAATGTAACATTATGTGTAGTTTATCCACATATGGCCGGACTTGGAGGTGATTTGTTCGCTCTCGTCTGGGATAAGAATGAACAGGAAGTGAAAGCAATCGATGGCAGTGGCCGCTCTGGAGTATATGTTACAAAGCAAGCATATGCAGATCGGGGATTGGATGAAATCCCGTCGAGAGGACCCCTAGCGGCCAATACTGTCCCTGGTACAGTCGATGCTTGGTGGAAGCTGCATCAGCGATACGGACGGCTTAAATGGGAGCAGTTGTTTGCAACAGCAATAAACTATGCAAAAAAAGGGTTTCCTGTAAGCGGGAAATTCAGCAGATATATTGAATCAAAACAAGAAGTCCTAGAGGAAAATGCAAACTGTGCCAAAGTGTTTCTGAAAGATAGCGTGCCTCTGCAAGACAGTGATGTACTCGTACAGCCGGATCTTGCATGGTCTCTTGAACAGATTGCTAAAAATGGCCGGGACGCTTTTTATGAGGGTGAAATTGCGGACAAGATTGTTGCATCGATGGAGAAACACGGCGGTCTGCTAACGAAGGAAGACCTTGAAAAACATTCATCCACCTGGGAAGAACCAATCTCCACAACGTATCGCGGCTATGAAGTGTATGAAGTTAAGCCAAACACTCAAGGAATTGCGGCGCTTATGATGCTGAATATGATTGAACAATATGATTTAACAGAGATCGGAGATGGCACACCCGATTACTTCCATCTGATGGCTGAAGCAGCAAAATTAAATTACCACTACAGAGATAAGTGGATAGCTTCGCCGTTATATAAAGATATTCCGTACAATGAATTACTATCCAAGGATTTTTCTAAAAAAATTGCTTCCCATTATTCCTGGGAAGAAGCGTTTGACACAGATAATCTTGAGAAGCTCCCGACAATTGCAACGAACAAAGACACGACGTTCACATGTGTGACAGATGAAGCAGGCAACTCAATTTCTCTAATTCAAAGTATATATCATGAGTTCGGTTCAGCCTTCATGCCGGATGGCTGCGGATTCCTGTTGGAAAATCGCGGTGCTTCATTTAGTTTGGACGATGAGCATCCGAATACTTTACGGCCTGATACGCGTCCTTTCCATACACTTATTCCTGGAATGGTCATGAAAAATGAAAAACCTTATATGTTGCTTGGCACGATGGGAGGAGAAGGCCAGCCGCAAACACAGTGTGCAATGATTACACGCGTTATTGATTTTGGTTACAACATTCAACAGGCGATTGAAGCACCACGCTGGCTATATGGAAGAATGTGGGGAAGTGAAAGTCGTACGCTTAAACTTGAAAACCGGATATCTGATCCAATTATCGCCATGCTTGGTCAAAGAGGTCATGATATTGATAGAGTAAGTGACTATTCACAGACGATGGGGCATGCTCAGGGCATTGTTATCAACCAGGAGACAGGGGTTTACAGCGCTGGAGCAGACCCGCGCGGTGATGGTTTGGCGCTTAGCTGGTAG